The Trichosurus vulpecula isolate mTriVul1 chromosome 4, mTriVul1.pri, whole genome shotgun sequence genome contains a region encoding:
- the LOC118846615 gene encoding keratin, type I cytoskeletal 10-like: MSQRHTSSKHYSSSRSGGGGGGGGSSSVRISSSRGSGYGVSSLGGGFSLGGGSSYGSCSRGGFGSGSVRGYGGGFGGGSYVGSSFGGGSYGGGGYGGGSCGGGGFGGGGFGGGSYGGGSFGGGSFGGGSFGGGIGGGFGGGDGGLLTGNEKVTMQNLNDRLASYMDKVKALEESNYELEQKIKDWYDKNGNANQREPRDYSRYYDQIKDLKDQILNLSTDNASVLLQIDNARLAADDFRLKYENEVTLRQSVEADINGLRRVLDDLTLAKTDLEMQLESLNEELAFLKKNHEEEMKDLQNVSTGDVNVEMNAAPGVDLTEYLNRMRTEYEAMAEQNRRDAEAWFNEKSKELNSEIDTNVEQMSSHKSEITELKRSLQALEIELQSQLALKQSLEASLAETEGRYCVQLSQIQAQITALEEQLQQIRAETECQSSEYQVLLDIKIRLENEIQTYRSLLEEGGSSGGGGRGGGGYGGSSGGGGYGGSSGGGGYGGSSGGGGYGGSSSGGHGGSSSSGGYGGSSGGSGGFKSSGSRGGSSGGQGGSTGSGGESPTKSGTRSAETNWDSNRSHLIKTIVEEVAPDGRVLSSRVESETKKHFY, encoded by the exons ATGTCCCAGAGACATACTTCCAGCAAACATTACTCTTCCTCCcgcagtggaggaggaggaggaggaggaggaagttcaTCTGTCAGAATCTCAAGCAGTAGAGGTTCTGGCTATGGGGTTAGCTCTCTTGGTGGAGGATTTAGCTTAGGTGGAGGCTCTAGCTATGGCAGCTGCTCAAGAGGGGGCTTTGGCAGTGGATCAGTAAGGGGCTATGGAGGAGGCTTTGGTGGTGGCAGCTATGTTGGGAGTAGCTTCGGTGGTGGTAGCTATGGTGGTGGTGGCTATGGTGGAGGAAGCTGTGGTGGAGGAGGCTTTGGTGGAGGAGGCTTTGGTGGGGGAAGCTATGGTGGGGGAAGCTTTGGTGGGGGAAGCTTTGGGGGAGGAAGTTTTGGTGGAGGCATTGGGGGAGGCTTTGGTGGAGGCGATGGAGGTCTCCTCACAGGCAATGAGAAGGTCACCATGCAGAATCTCAATGACCGCCTGGCCTCCTACATGGACAAAGTGAAAGCTCTAGAAGAGTCTAACTATGAGCTAGAGCAAAAAATCAAAGACTGGTATGATAAAAATGGCAATGCAAATCAGCGAGAACCACGTGACTACTCTCGCTATTATGACCAAATCAAGGATCTTAAGGATCAG ATCCTGAATCTAAGTACTGACAATGCTAGTGTGCTGCTGCAAATTGACAATGCCAGGCTGGCTGCCGATGACTTCAGACTGAA GTATGAAAATGAAGTGACCCTGCGTCAAAGTGTGGAGGCTGACATTAATGGCCTGCGCAGAGTCCTGGATGATCTGACCTTGGCCAAGACTGACCTAGAGATGCAACTTGAAAGCCTGAATGAGGAATTGGCCTTCCTGAAGAAGAACCATGAGGAG GAAATGAAAGATCTTCAGAATGTGTCCACTGGAGATGTGaatgtggaaatgaatgctgccCCAGGAGTGGATCTGACTGAATATCTGAACCGCATGAGAACTGAATATgaggcaatggctgaacaaaaccGTAGAGATGCTGAGGCCTGGTTCAATGAAAAG AGCAAGGAGCTGAACTCAGAGATTGATACCAATGTTGAACAAATGTCCAGCCACAAATCCGAGATCACTGAACTGAAACGCAGCTTACAAGCTTTGGAGATTGAACTGCAGTCACAACTGGCCCTG aAACAATCCCTGGAAGCATCCCTGGCAGAGACAGAAGGTCGTTACTGTGTTCAGCTATCACAGATCCAGGCCCAGATCACCGCTCTGGAGGAGCAGTTACAGCAGATCAGGGCTGAAACAGAATGCCAGAGTTCAGAATACCAGGTGCTCCTCGACATCAAGATCCGTCTGGAGAATGAAATTCAGACCTACCGCAGCCTGCTAGAGGAAGGAGG CTCATCCGGAGGTGGTGGCCGTGGAGGTGGTGGATACGGAGGAAGCTCTGGTGGTGGAGGATATGGAGGAAGCTCTGGTGGTGGAGGATATGGAGGAAGCTCTGGTGGTGGAGGATATGGTGGAAGCTCCAGTGGTGGCCATGGGGGTAGTAGCTCCAGTGGTGGATATGGAGGAAGCTCTGGTGGCAGTGGAGGATTCAAAAGTTCTGGCTCCAGAGGAGGTTCAAGTGGAGGACAAGGAGGAAGCACTGGATCTGGTGGAGAATCTCCAACGAAAAGCGGAACAAGGTCAGCAGAAACTAACTGGG ATTCTAATAGAAGCCATTTAATCAAGACCATCGTTGAGGAAGTAGCCCCTGATGGTAGAGTCCTTTCATCCAGAGTGGAATCAGAGACCAAGAAGCACTTCTATTAA